The following proteins are co-located in the Microbulbifer sp. VAAF005 genome:
- a CDS encoding translocation/assembly module TamB domain-containing protein: MDQQSYVRGLGLNSQLRGVVDIQGTADKPKASGELTIVRGSFDLFGKKFDLEDGEIRFENNEVAILVEGVYEYSDGEITAQISGTAADLDITFTSDPSASQDEILAQLLFGKSLSDISPLQAVRLVSVVRSLQSGRAVLDPIAKTRELLHLDTLNIEQEEGDEGDEYALSLGKYITNRIYVELQRSTDPLSPWQAEMQIELRDNLNLEFKSADDGDSGSGSVELQWKKDY, translated from the coding sequence GCAATCCTATGTGCGCGGACTTGGCTTAAATTCTCAATTGCGCGGCGTGGTGGATATTCAAGGCACCGCAGATAAGCCAAAAGCCTCTGGCGAATTAACAATTGTTCGCGGCAGCTTTGATTTATTCGGTAAGAAATTTGATCTGGAAGATGGAGAAATTCGCTTCGAGAATAATGAGGTCGCTATCCTGGTTGAAGGTGTCTATGAATATAGCGATGGAGAAATAACCGCGCAGATATCAGGTACTGCTGCGGACTTGGATATTACATTTACCTCTGACCCCTCGGCCTCTCAGGATGAGATACTGGCGCAATTGCTTTTTGGGAAGTCATTATCAGATATTTCACCTTTACAGGCTGTTCGCTTGGTTAGTGTTGTTCGCAGTTTGCAGTCGGGTCGAGCGGTATTGGACCCTATCGCTAAGACACGCGAGCTGTTGCACCTGGATACACTCAATATTGAGCAGGAGGAGGGAGATGAAGGTGATGAGTACGCATTGAGCTTGGGCAAATATATTACCAATCGAATTTATGTGGAATTACAGAGAAGTACCGATCCTCTCAGTCCCTGGCAGGCGGAGATGCAAATAGAACTTAGGGATAACCTCAACCTGGAGTTCAAAAGTGCCGATGACGGTGACAGTGGTTCCGGTAGTGTAGAGTTACAGTGGAAAAAAGATTATTAG